In Arthrobacter citreus, a single genomic region encodes these proteins:
- a CDS encoding response regulator, producing the protein MKKNLIEVLIVEDDSRIAEIHQRFIDRIEGFKVIGIATNYQEAVDLVEILNPQLVLLDVYFPDMNGLDFLQWMKKHSIMADVIMITASKEIDSVNKALHYGVFDFIIKPVIFDRFKKSLIRYVNYSNKVKSLQSKSAYITQDEIDGLIGKNNTIIEEQSLYPKGIDKLTLDKVLLAIREVRNGMTAENIGLEIGVSRTTARRYLEYLVSEGKVSADLAYGTIGRPERVYLVKS; encoded by the coding sequence ATGAAAAAGAATTTAATAGAAGTGTTAATTGTTGAAGATGATAGTAGGATTGCAGAAATCCATCAGCGATTTATTGATAGAATTGAAGGGTTTAAGGTTATTGGTATTGCTACAAATTATCAAGAAGCAGTTGATTTAGTTGAAATTTTAAATCCTCAACTAGTTTTGCTAGATGTGTATTTTCCGGATATGAATGGCTTAGATTTTTTACAATGGATGAAGAAACATTCGATTATGGCAGATGTCATCATGATCACTGCATCGAAAGAAATCGATTCAGTTAATAAAGCTTTGCATTATGGCGTATTTGATTTTATTATAAAGCCAGTCATTTTTGATCGTTTTAAAAAGTCGCTAATTCGCTATGTAAACTATTCTAATAAAGTGAAAAGCTTACAATCAAAAAGTGCATATATTACGCAGGATGAAATCGATGGATTAATAGGAAAGAATAATACAATAATTGAAGAGCAAAGTCTATACCCTAAAGGAATAGATAAACTCACTTTAGATAAGGTGTTACTCGCGATAAGAGAAGTTCGAAACGGAATGACTGCTGAGAATATCGGGCTAGAAATTGGCGTTAGTCGCACAACTGCGCGAAGATATTTAGAATATTTAGTTTCGGAAGGTAAAGTTTCAGCAGATTTAGCGTATGGAACGATTGGAAGACCAGAAAGAGTTTATTTGGTCAAAAGCTAA
- a CDS encoding sensor histidine kinase, translating to MRLHYKLIIFISVLILIISSVFEIVSQEMFLKNLKHEKGLKALAISQTVANMPEIREAFSNENPSDTIQPIVENIRKKVGAEFIVVGNKNEVRYSHPNQALIGKKMVGGDNDKVFKGQEIVSESTGTLGPSLRGKTPIFDDNDKVIGVVSVGYLIKDIDHEAKVFSKKLLKNSIVILILGIGAAFFISFNIKKSIFGLEPKEIGRMYKEKHAILESIHEGIIAIDEYGEITVVNENAHKVLSIPNNIKLRGLKIEEVLHNSHLKKVVETGEPIYDLEFLINEKMVIINCIPIIGVDSKIVGAVTTFREKSELNKLLNELSQIKAYSEGLRAQAHEYSNKLHTILGLIQLESYQEAIELISKESNITQNIIHFIMEEISDPVVAGLLLGKISLANELKVDFNIDYNSSFVNVPKEVNREDLITIIGNLLNNAFDAVLETNKSEKIVSLFLTDLGDDLVIEIEDNANGIPEELIDEIFEYGVTSKDQSHNSGIGLHLVQRLLHKLNGQITFHSNEHGGTTFIVAIPKRQKESNGYDEKEFNRSVNC from the coding sequence ATGCGTTTACATTATAAGTTAATCATCTTTATATCAGTTCTTATTCTAATAATAAGTAGTGTTTTTGAAATAGTATCTCAAGAAATGTTTCTAAAGAACCTTAAACATGAAAAAGGATTAAAGGCTCTAGCTATCTCTCAAACTGTGGCGAATATGCCTGAAATACGTGAAGCATTTTCAAACGAAAATCCTTCTGACACTATTCAGCCAATCGTTGAAAATATCCGAAAAAAAGTTGGAGCTGAATTTATCGTAGTTGGGAATAAAAACGAAGTACGTTATTCACATCCAAATCAAGCATTAATTGGAAAGAAAATGGTTGGGGGAGACAATGATAAAGTATTTAAAGGACAGGAGATCGTATCAGAATCCACTGGTACACTAGGCCCTTCCTTAAGAGGGAAAACTCCTATTTTTGATGATAACGACAAAGTGATTGGAGTTGTTTCTGTAGGCTATTTAATAAAGGATATTGATCATGAGGCAAAAGTCTTTAGTAAAAAACTATTAAAAAATAGTATTGTCATATTAATACTTGGAATCGGAGCAGCTTTTTTTATTTCGTTTAATATTAAAAAATCAATCTTTGGTTTGGAACCGAAAGAAATCGGAAGGATGTACAAAGAAAAACACGCCATATTAGAATCAATTCATGAAGGAATCATCGCTATTGATGAATATGGAGAGATTACTGTAGTAAATGAAAATGCCCATAAAGTACTTTCTATTCCAAATAATATTAAGCTTAGAGGATTAAAAATAGAAGAAGTATTGCATAATTCTCATTTAAAGAAAGTAGTTGAAACTGGCGAGCCAATTTATGATTTAGAGTTTTTAATTAATGAAAAAATGGTGATTATTAATTGTATACCGATAATTGGAGTCGATTCTAAAATTGTTGGAGCGGTAACGACTTTTAGGGAAAAATCGGAATTGAATAAATTACTAAATGAATTATCACAAATAAAAGCATATTCAGAAGGACTTCGAGCACAGGCACATGAATATTCGAATAAATTACATACAATCTTGGGGTTAATACAACTTGAATCCTATCAAGAAGCGATTGAATTAATTTCAAAGGAATCTAATATAACTCAAAATATCATCCATTTTATTATGGAAGAAATTTCGGATCCAGTCGTTGCGGGACTCCTACTAGGGAAAATAAGTTTAGCTAATGAGCTAAAAGTAGATTTTAACATTGACTATAATAGTAGTTTTGTTAATGTCCCGAAGGAAGTAAATCGGGAAGACTTAATCACAATTATCGGAAATCTATTAAATAACGCATTTGATGCAGTATTAGAAACGAATAAGTCTGAAAAGATTGTTTCACTGTTTCTTACTGATTTAGGTGATGACTTAGTGATTGAAATTGAAGATAATGCAAATGGAATCCCTGAAGAATTAATTGATGAGATTTTTGAATACGGTGTTACGTCTAAGGATCAATCTCATAATTCAGGGATTGGACTTCACCTTGTTCAAAGGCTACTCCATAAATTAAACGGACAAATTACTTTTCATTCAAACGAACATGGGGGAACTACATTTATTGTTGCAATTCCGAAACGCCAAAAGGAGAGTAACGGATATGATGAAAAAGAATTTAATAGAAGTGTTAATTGTTGA
- a CDS encoding tripartite tricarboxylate transporter permease: MSTFQYLMQGFETAFTWYNLLFAFAGVLIGTAVGVLPGIGPMSGVALLIPVTASVTGFLGPEQAAGSAIILLAGVYYGAMYGGSTTSILLNTPGESSSVVTTLDGYQMAKKGRAGSALSIAAIGSFVAGIFTLIALIVLAKPLSALAIKFGPTEYFSLMLLGLCAVSGLAGKSVTKALIMTIFGLLLATIGIDSVSGVSRFTYDIPWLYQGLEFLTVAVGLFALGEVFKTIIENEIEDGEMAKINNLLPSKAELKESVAPIARGSVLGFFVGLLPGAGAILASFFAYILEKKVSKTPEKFGTGTIAGVASPESANNAASGGAMIPLLTLGIPSSGTTAILMGALMMYNIQPGPLLFDEHPDVAWGLIASMFIGNVMLIILNMPLVKIFAKIIQTPKKYLLPLIVAISIFGVYAVQVSVNDLLLLIACGIFGYFLSKNDFPIAPLVLGIVLGPMIENNLRRALTVSNGDYSIFFRHPISLVFLIIGALWILVPILMKLKGKEVVINVEA; this comes from the coding sequence TTGAGTACTTTTCAATATTTAATGCAGGGATTTGAAACTGCATTTACATGGTATAACTTATTGTTCGCTTTTGCCGGAGTATTAATTGGTACGGCAGTAGGGGTGTTACCTGGTATTGGTCCAATGAGTGGTGTTGCACTATTAATACCTGTAACTGCTTCTGTAACTGGGTTTTTAGGACCTGAACAAGCAGCGGGGAGTGCAATTATTTTATTAGCTGGTGTATACTATGGTGCTATGTATGGTGGTTCTACTACATCCATTTTATTAAACACACCAGGAGAATCTTCTTCGGTAGTAACAACTTTAGATGGCTATCAAATGGCGAAAAAAGGTAGAGCAGGAAGTGCTTTATCAATTGCTGCAATTGGTTCGTTTGTAGCAGGGATTTTTACACTTATTGCACTAATTGTATTAGCAAAACCATTATCGGCATTAGCAATTAAGTTTGGTCCAACTGAATACTTTTCTTTAATGCTTCTTGGATTATGCGCTGTTAGTGGACTAGCTGGAAAATCGGTAACTAAAGCATTAATTATGACAATCTTTGGATTACTACTCGCTACGATCGGAATTGATTCTGTGTCAGGTGTCTCTCGATTTACATATGACATTCCTTGGCTTTATCAAGGATTAGAATTTTTAACAGTAGCGGTAGGATTATTTGCTTTAGGAGAAGTATTTAAAACGATTATTGAAAATGAAATTGAAGATGGTGAGATGGCCAAAATTAATAATTTATTACCATCTAAAGCAGAATTAAAGGAAAGTGTGGCTCCAATTGCTAGGGGCTCAGTATTAGGATTTTTCGTTGGTTTATTACCTGGAGCAGGTGCCATTTTAGCTTCGTTCTTTGCCTATATATTAGAAAAGAAAGTTAGTAAAACGCCTGAAAAGTTTGGTACAGGTACAATTGCCGGGGTTGCATCTCCTGAATCTGCAAATAATGCAGCATCTGGAGGAGCGATGATTCCTTTATTAACTTTAGGAATTCCGAGTTCAGGAACAACTGCAATCTTAATGGGTGCATTAATGATGTATAACATACAACCGGGACCACTATTATTCGATGAGCATCCTGACGTAGCATGGGGATTAATTGCAAGTATGTTTATCGGAAACGTAATGCTTATCATTTTAAACATGCCTTTAGTAAAAATATTTGCAAAGATTATTCAAACGCCGAAGAAGTATTTATTGCCACTAATAGTAGCCATTTCAATATTTGGTGTTTATGCAGTACAAGTATCCGTAAATGATTTACTACTATTAATTGCATGTGGAATTTTTGGATATTTCCTATCAAAAAATGATTTTCCAATCGCACCATTAGTATTAGGAATCGTTTTAGGACCAATGATTGAAAATAATTTAAGAAGAGCATTAACAGTATCAAATGGTGATTATAGTATTTTCTTTAGACATCCTATTTCATTAGTATTTTTAATAATTGGAGCACTTTGGATCTTAGTTCCAATTTTGATGAAATTGAAAGGAAAAGAAGTAGTCATAAATGTAGAAGCTTAA
- a CDS encoding tripartite tricarboxylate transporter TctB family protein gives MSKKFDRLAAIIFLITGITFILESRNIATTAYGSVVGPNVFPFILGCALSLLSCRLFYETFSYKEKEKDAVQYNYKQFFIILVSAILYALLLEKIGFIISSFLFLIVSIQTLERGNWVKSISISLGYSVIIYVIFVEVLKGTLPGWSMF, from the coding sequence ATGAGTAAAAAATTTGATCGATTAGCGGCTATCATTTTTCTTATTACAGGTATTACTTTTATTTTAGAAAGCCGCAATATTGCAACCACTGCTTATGGGAGTGTAGTAGGACCGAATGTTTTTCCATTTATTCTTGGCTGTGCACTTTCTCTATTAAGCTGTCGGTTATTTTACGAAACATTTTCATACAAAGAAAAAGAAAAGGATGCAGTTCAATATAATTATAAACAGTTTTTTATTATCTTAGTTTCAGCTATTCTTTATGCACTTTTACTTGAAAAAATTGGCTTTATAATCAGCTCATTCTTATTTCTTATTGTTTCGATTCAAACATTGGAGCGTGGAAACTGGGTCAAATCAATCTCAATTTCATTAGGTTACTCAGTCATCATTTACGTTATTTTTGTTGAAGTTTTAAAAGGTACTTTACCTGGCTGGTCAATGTTTTAG
- a CDS encoding tripartite tricarboxylate transporter substrate binding protein — protein sequence MKVKKTSLLIMTSLVAVSLVACKGSNVTSGSSYPNKAISVVAPSGAGGGWDLTARSFTKVLSETKLVKEPMTVENKPGGGGTVFMAEYATQDKANNEKLFVNSPPIIINNLKKDGNSPFGYKNSTPLAELTKDYGAIVVKADSKYKDLKSLLDDIKKNPKNITLAGGSAPGSMDHLVGILPAYKYGIDPTKIKYVSYDGGSEAITALLGNNADVISTDVSSTLEFVKSGKVKVLAVTSPERLQGDVLSEFPTAKEQGIDAEFIIWRGVFGPEKMSKEAYAYWEKTISKLVETDEWKEEVEKQGWQPEYKNGDEFKSFLTEQETQVHDLLKALGMSK from the coding sequence ATGAAAGTTAAAAAAACTAGTTTGTTGATAATGACGTCTTTGGTCGCAGTAAGTCTTGTAGCTTGTAAAGGGAGTAATGTAACTTCAGGAAGTTCTTATCCGAATAAGGCAATATCGGTTGTAGCACCATCTGGAGCAGGAGGTGGGTGGGATTTGACAGCTAGATCCTTCACTAAAGTATTAAGTGAAACAAAGCTCGTTAAGGAACCAATGACAGTAGAAAATAAGCCAGGTGGTGGCGGAACAGTATTTATGGCTGAGTATGCTACACAAGATAAAGCAAATAATGAAAAATTATTTGTAAACTCACCACCAATTATTATTAACAATTTGAAAAAAGATGGAAATAGCCCTTTTGGCTATAAAAATAGTACACCTTTAGCAGAGCTAACAAAAGATTATGGAGCAATCGTTGTAAAGGCTGATTCAAAGTATAAAGACTTAAAGTCGCTTTTAGATGATATAAAGAAGAATCCTAAAAATATTACGCTAGCTGGGGGATCTGCACCAGGTTCAATGGATCATTTAGTTGGAATTTTACCGGCTTATAAATATGGTATTGATCCTACAAAAATTAAGTATGTGTCATATGATGGTGGATCAGAAGCAATAACAGCATTATTAGGGAATAACGCCGATGTTATTTCAACTGATGTCTCTAGCACACTTGAATTTGTAAAATCAGGCAAGGTTAAAGTTTTGGCAGTCACATCACCTGAACGTTTACAAGGAGATGTATTATCTGAGTTCCCAACAGCTAAAGAGCAAGGAATTGATGCTGAGTTTATTATTTGGCGTGGGGTTTTTGGACCTGAAAAAATGTCTAAAGAAGCATATGCGTACTGGGAAAAAACAATTTCAAAATTAGTAGAAACTGATGAATGGAAAGAAGAAGTAGAAAAGCAAGGCTGGCAGCCAGAATATAAAAATGGTGATGAATTTAAATCGTTCTTAACTGAACAAGAAACACAAGTTCATGATTTATTAAAAGCTTTAGGAATGAGTAAGTAA
- a CDS encoding M6 family metalloprotease domain-containing protein, with protein MAKPSYWKVLSSVSLVTALSMSILTAGVTTKAAIPTESESKQLVESPSLDLNIVDEDRLAQALTDRGVIKKSDSAKTVKAKVQAYLDKKQGEKVKVSASVHNSIIAEKQRKTIERQQQQLAKQLNNTNEKAAKGKADGFVQVDPAKQGKYNGGTREDNVLVILAEFADFKHNNVDKQDGYMYASDFNKKHYENMLFGDKDFKLYDGSKVKTFKQFYEEQSGGSYTVKGTVTDWLTVPGNAADYGADSETGTDNGGSLGPRDFIKDAVKAAVKSGVNLADFDKLDPYDIDGDGNINEPDGLVDHLMVIHAGTGEEAGGGKLGDDAIWSHRWTLGQPTEFDGTNAAVPYWHGKMAAYDYTVEPEDGATGVFAHEFGHDLGLPDEYDTNYSGSGEPIASWSIMSGGSWNGNIAGTTPSSFSPQNKEFFQKTMGGNWANITEVDYKDIDRLGMQTVIDQSVTKSGNPGVVKVNLPKKEVKSKIQPLFGKNYYHSLKGDNLDTTMTSPVIDLTAATSANFSFKANYEIENNFDYLDVNVLDLTGKVIGTLDTFGDEKTNAQFDTTNGQWVDKSYDLSAFKGQKVQLQFEYTTDGGLSPAGFGFDEAKVAVNGNTVLSDGAEGTPLFTLDGGARVSTGTDLYNHSYYLEWRNYAGADKSLEYARGVKYNTGLVVWYGDDSYTDNWTGDHPGEGFLGVVDAHPNAIVGTLNGKPSVDQSTRYQVADAAFSYDKSPAFYINSPSRGIFDYQGLAGVTTFDDSKKYADPTGLIPDASRIVPNYGLKFQVVGEAKDNSAGAVWIRK; from the coding sequence ATGGCAAAACCATCATATTGGAAAGTTTTATCAAGTGTTTCACTTGTTACAGCTTTAAGTATGTCGATTCTTACAGCTGGAGTTACTACAAAGGCAGCAATTCCAACTGAAAGTGAAAGTAAGCAATTAGTAGAAAGTCCTAGTCTAGATTTAAACATTGTTGATGAAGACAGATTAGCACAAGCATTAACAGACAGAGGTGTTATTAAAAAATCTGATAGTGCAAAAACAGTTAAGGCAAAGGTACAAGCTTATCTTGATAAAAAACAAGGTGAAAAAGTAAAAGTAAGCGCTTCTGTACATAATTCTATAATTGCTGAAAAGCAAAGAAAAACAATCGAAAGACAACAACAACAGCTAGCAAAACAATTAAATAATACGAATGAGAAAGCTGCTAAAGGTAAAGCTGATGGTTTCGTTCAAGTAGATCCAGCTAAACAAGGCAAATACAATGGTGGAACTCGTGAAGATAATGTATTAGTTATCTTAGCTGAATTTGCAGATTTTAAACATAATAATGTTGATAAGCAAGATGGATATATGTATGCATCTGATTTTAACAAGAAACACTATGAAAATATGTTATTTGGAGATAAAGACTTCAAATTATATGATGGCTCTAAAGTTAAAACGTTTAAGCAATTTTATGAAGAGCAATCAGGAGGAAGCTACACTGTAAAAGGTACAGTTACAGATTGGTTAACTGTTCCTGGAAATGCGGCTGACTACGGTGCTGATAGTGAAACAGGTACTGATAATGGAGGATCATTAGGACCTCGTGATTTTATTAAAGATGCAGTAAAAGCTGCTGTTAAATCAGGTGTTAATTTAGCTGATTTTGATAAGTTAGATCCATATGACATAGACGGAGATGGCAATATTAATGAGCCAGATGGTTTAGTCGATCACTTAATGGTAATTCATGCTGGAACTGGTGAAGAAGCTGGAGGCGGTAAATTAGGTGACGATGCAATTTGGTCACACCGTTGGACATTAGGACAACCAACTGAATTTGATGGAACTAATGCAGCTGTTCCTTACTGGCACGGTAAGATGGCAGCATATGACTATACAGTTGAGCCAGAAGATGGTGCAACAGGCGTATTTGCTCACGAGTTTGGTCATGATTTAGGCCTACCAGATGAGTATGACACTAATTACTCAGGTAGTGGTGAACCAATTGCTTCTTGGTCAATTATGAGTGGTGGTAGTTGGAACGGGAATATTGCTGGTACAACACCATCAAGTTTCTCTCCACAAAATAAAGAATTCTTCCAAAAAACGATGGGTGGAAACTGGGCTAATATTACAGAAGTAGATTACAAGGATATCGATCGCTTAGGTATGCAAACTGTTATCGATCAAAGTGTAACAAAATCAGGTAATCCTGGTGTTGTAAAAGTAAACTTACCGAAAAAAGAAGTGAAAAGTAAAATTCAGCCTTTATTCGGTAAAAACTATTATCATAGTTTAAAAGGTGATAATTTAGACACAACTATGACTTCACCTGTTATTGATTTAACTGCGGCTACAAGTGCAAACTTCTCATTTAAAGCAAACTATGAAATTGAAAATAATTTTGACTATTTAGATGTGAATGTATTAGATTTAACTGGCAAAGTTATTGGTACTTTAGATACATTTGGTGATGAAAAAACTAACGCTCAATTTGACACGACAAATGGTCAATGGGTTGATAAATCGTATGATTTAAGTGCATTTAAAGGGCAAAAAGTTCAACTTCAATTTGAATACACTACGGATGGTGGTTTATCTCCAGCTGGTTTTGGATTTGATGAAGCAAAAGTAGCAGTAAATGGAAATACTGTGTTATCTGATGGTGCTGAAGGTACTCCATTATTCACATTAGACGGTGGTGCAAGAGTATCTACCGGTACTGACTTATATAACCACTCTTATTACTTAGAGTGGAGAAACTATGCTGGTGCTGATAAATCACTAGAATACGCTCGTGGAGTGAAATATAATACTGGTTTAGTAGTTTGGTATGGTGATGATAGCTATACAGATAACTGGACAGGAGATCATCCTGGTGAAGGTTTCTTAGGGGTAGTTGACGCACATCCTAACGCAATCGTAGGAACTCTAAATGGTAAACCTTCTGTAGATCAAAGTACACGTTACCAAGTTGCAGATGCTGCTTTTAGTTATGATAAGTCACCTGCATTCTATATTAACTCACCATCTCGAGGAATCTTTGATTATCAAGGTTTAGCTGGTGTAACTACGTTTGACGATTCTAAAAAATATGCAGATCCAACAGGTCTAATTCCTGATGCTAGTAGAATAGTTCCAAACTATGGATTAAAATTCCAAGTAGTTGGTGAAGCAAAAGATAATTCTGCTGGTGCAGTTTGGATTCGTAAATAA
- a CDS encoding DNA-3-methyladenine glycosylase, translating to MNSTLKKDFFLKPTLQLAKDLLGCILVHSADEMEISGVIVETEAYMGPDDRAAHSFQNRRTKRTEIMFHEPGFIYTYQMHTHTLINVVCGEVGIPNAVLIRALEPLDGIEKMIENRKNQPITNLTNGPGKLTKALNITMESYGKPFWLPPVYITEGIKPEHISSGPRIGIDNTGEAKDYPWRFWITNNKFVSR from the coding sequence ATGAATTCGACATTAAAAAAAGATTTCTTTTTAAAACCTACTTTACAATTAGCCAAGGATCTTTTAGGATGCATCTTAGTTCATAGTGCTGATGAAATGGAAATATCTGGAGTAATTGTAGAGACCGAAGCCTATATGGGACCGGATGATCGAGCTGCACATAGTTTTCAAAACAGGCGCACGAAACGAACTGAAATTATGTTCCATGAGCCAGGTTTCATCTATACTTATCAAATGCATACCCATACTTTAATAAATGTTGTTTGCGGGGAAGTTGGTATACCTAATGCTGTATTAATTAGGGCACTAGAGCCTTTGGACGGGATTGAAAAAATGATCGAAAATCGGAAAAATCAGCCGATTACTAATTTAACGAATGGACCAGGAAAGCTTACGAAAGCATTAAATATTACGATGGAGTCTTACGGGAAGCCTTTTTGGTTACCGCCGGTTTATATTACGGAGGGGATTAAGCCAGAGCATATTAGTAGCGGTCCTAGAATTGGGATCGATAATACTGGAGAAGCAAAGGATTATCCGTGGAGATTTTGGATTACGAATAATAAATTTGTTTCAAGATAA
- a CDS encoding glycerol-3-phosphate dehydrogenase/oxidase codes for MNEQFSSLKRKKIMERLAEKVFDVLIIGGGITGCGIALDASTRGMTTALVDMQDFASGTSSRSTKLVHGGLRYLKQYEFKMVADVGKERAIVYENGPHVTTPEWMLLPIYKGGTFGKFSTSLGLRLYDYLAAVKKSERRKILNQKETIDKEPLVKREGLKGGGYYVEYRTDDARLTIEVIKKAVEHGTQAINYVKVTDFIYENTKIVGVHVIDLITKVPFTIRANKIINATGPWVDQLREMERLESDKNLRLTKGVHLVIDHQKFPLNQSVYFDTLDGRMIFAIPRDGKTYVGTTDTFYDQDTANPYVSNEDREYILNCIKYMFPTIKLEDTDVESSWAGIRPLIFEKGKDPSEISRKDEIWVSSSGLITIAGGKLTGYRKMAETIVDKLLKENKNKFKECQTKNLPISGGDVGGSKGINYFTKRFSSAGIAIGLSESEYKLLSRKYGSNIEQLLNISFSHLKNQTSLPLPLFLQLEYGIQNEMVVKPVDFFIRRTGFLYFQIDLVNKYKEEVIRYMTSRLGWSNYQIIEYRLELEEHIKNAVTAHNE; via the coding sequence ATGAATGAACAATTTTCGAGTTTAAAAAGAAAAAAGATCATGGAAAGATTAGCTGAAAAGGTGTTCGATGTATTAATAATTGGTGGCGGAATAACAGGGTGTGGGATCGCGCTGGATGCATCTACAAGAGGAATGACTACTGCATTAGTTGATATGCAGGATTTTGCATCTGGTACATCAAGTCGTTCTACTAAGCTTGTACATGGTGGTTTGCGATATTTAAAACAATATGAATTTAAAATGGTGGCAGATGTAGGCAAAGAGAGAGCGATTGTTTATGAAAATGGCCCCCATGTCACGACACCTGAATGGATGTTACTTCCGATATACAAAGGTGGTACTTTTGGAAAGTTTAGTACTTCTCTAGGGCTAAGGTTATATGATTACTTAGCTGCTGTAAAAAAAAGTGAACGAAGGAAGATATTAAATCAAAAAGAAACAATTGATAAGGAACCATTAGTTAAAAGAGAGGGACTTAAAGGTGGTGGATATTATGTCGAGTACCGCACAGATGATGCTCGCCTAACAATCGAAGTAATAAAAAAGGCAGTTGAACATGGAACACAGGCAATCAATTACGTTAAGGTTACAGATTTTATTTATGAAAATACTAAAATAGTAGGTGTACATGTAATTGATTTGATCACAAAAGTACCTTTTACAATTCGAGCAAATAAGATCATCAACGCAACAGGACCATGGGTTGATCAGTTAAGGGAAATGGAACGCTTAGAAAGTGATAAAAATCTGAGATTAACTAAAGGGGTACATCTAGTGATTGATCATCAGAAGTTCCCATTAAATCAGTCTGTTTATTTTGATACGCTAGATGGTCGAATGATATTTGCAATTCCAAGAGATGGAAAGACCTACGTCGGTACGACTGATACATTTTATGATCAAGATACTGCTAATCCATATGTAAGTAATGAAGATAGAGAGTATATATTAAATTGCATTAAGTATATGTTTCCGACAATCAAATTGGAAGATACCGATGTTGAATCGAGCTGGGCTGGTATTCGTCCTTTAATTTTTGAAAAAGGGAAGGATCCTTCTGAAATATCAAGGAAGGATGAAATCTGGGTATCTTCTTCAGGATTGATTACGATTGCAGGAGGGAAATTAACAGGATATCGTAAAATGGCCGAGACGATTGTAGATAAACTATTAAAAGAAAATAAAAATAAATTTAAAGAGTGCCAAACTAAAAATTTACCAATTTCGGGTGGAGATGTTGGTGGTTCAAAAGGAATTAATTACTTTACAAAGCGATTCTCGTCTGCAGGAATCGCGATTGGCTTAAGTGAATCGGAGTATAAATTATTAAGTAGGAAATATGGATCTAATATTGAGCAGTTATTGAATATTTCATTTAGTCACTTGAAGAATCAAACGAGTTTACCATTACCGCTATTTTTACAGTTGGAATATGGAATTCAAAACGAAATGGTAGTAAAACCAGTGGACTTTTTTATTAGGAGAACTGGATTTTTATATTTTCAAATTGATTTAGTTAATAAATATAAGGAAGAGGTCATTCGGTATATGACAAGTAGATTAGGTTGGAGCAACTATCAAATCATAGAATATCGCCTAGAATTGGAAGAGCACATAAAAAATGCAGTTACAGCTCATAATGAATGA